The Strix uralensis isolate ZFMK-TIS-50842 chromosome 5, bStrUra1, whole genome shotgun sequence genome segment GCTCGCTGTCCCGCAGGTCACTTTCCAGTGTGTCACATCCTTCTGCACAAGGGAGAGCAGGAAATGGCAAACTCCCAGTATGAGGCAAAGCATTCCCATCACAGCAATTGGTCCACAGGAGCTATAAATTGGTCTCCTCCAGAAACAGATCAAAATTTGTCTTTGGGGAGGTCAGCTGGAAACTAAAGGTAAGTTTGAACCAGTATTTTTTGTAGTCTCTCAGTACTGTATTAGGAAAGTGTTTGAAGGTTTTGGACTAATGTATGCATTTATTATTGGGGAGATTTTTCTCTAAGAGCaggagttggttttgttttcctttctgctgacATAAATCAGTGTGTTCAAAAGACATGCATCACTGTACGGCTTATGCTGTATATTGAATGACTGTTCTACTAACCGCAGTGAGATGGCCACTGTTATTACCTGAGACTGTTCTCAGCAAGAAAATCTGCAGAACAAATTGTTAAGAGGCTACAGGAATCGATATATTAATGATCATCATATTGATCTACTGTTAAGTTATTGATGATATGCTCATTGTTCATTTTAATGCCGGCATCCATTTAGCTTAGTGTTAGTCCTTGGGCTTTCAGCTTCATCTCTGACTATAGTGTAAAAAATAAGAGGATGCTGCCTCCAGCTAAGAAAAGCACAATGTACTAAGTGGCTCAAATGGCCCCATGATACCAAGAGAGACTGGAGTCATCATTCTGAAGGGCATAGGGGGAGGTCCTAAAGGTTTCTGTGTGAGATGGGTTAGGACAAGTAGAGGGAAAAAATTGCAGTGAGAATTATTCACTTACACACTTCAGGATGGAAAGACTCTTTATGGTAGAAGGTTTCCTCCTTCTGAACCACAGGGATTCTGCAGAATGAAAGCCCCAAGGATCCTAACTATATAGTGTGCCTGTGTGAGGGACCAGGCACCTCCAGTTCACACTGTAGAGAAGACTTAGCAGTGAAAAGGTGGCTTCAGCAATGAATAGTTTTGCTTAGTTGGCTCTGGGAGAGGGTCTTTCTGCTACAGAGACTTCTTTTGTCTACGAGGGCATTATGGACTGCAGCTTCTTAGCTCCATGGCTAGACTTTGCTAGGTGCAGACGCAGCACAGTCTTGTGCACAGTGCAGTGTTGTGGAGCACAAAAGCTCTGCTCCAACCAGACAACTGGCAATGCTACATCACTCCTGTTGCCTCCTTTGCCTCAGTTGCCCTATATGTAAACAGGGTTAAGGCtttctttgtaaagcactttgcagCCCTAGAGCAACTTGCAAATGTTTATTGGAACATTGATTTCTACCCTTGTAACAAACAACAGAGACAGCGAACAGAGATAGCCTAGCATCAAAACTCTGAAGATTTACCCTCTCGAAGGGAAAACACTCTTCCAGGGGAGGTTGCCATAGCCAGCAGTTTTCAAGCCTTTTCTATTCACAAGCCCCTGCATTTCTCCTGTTCCCCCATCCCCAAGGGAGTGTGCACTGAAAGTGAGCTCACTTTTCTGATGCACCCTTCTTATAAACAAGGTCCATAGGCCTTCTTGCCACTGTCACTGGGGATCTACTACCATAGGTTGGACCAGTACCACAGAACAATGGTTCCCATCTCTGTCCAGATCCTGACGCCAGGttacaataggaaaaaaatgctgcaggaCCTTGAGTTGCTTAGGCTTAAAGAAAGGATGTTCATAATACCCATGTGAGGCATCAATGAGCTTCTCACCTCCTAGAGGGAAAAGTCAGACCTTGACACCCCTCagctgcttccctctgtcctcctttAATGGGAAATGACCCCTAAATAGCAACCCGGGATGGGTGGATTTCACCTCCTCAGAACctgacttttcttctgaaagatgcCCTTGAATATTGCAGATCCTCTGAATCCCATCATGGGGACAACATATTAGTTCTGGCAGCATTAATGCTCTGGGTGCTGAGTCACTTAATCTCAAGGGAATTTCTGTCCCCAGGGTTGGAAGAGATGTTTTGTGTCTTCACAGAGGTAATAACAACAGCACATCTGACTCCAGCCCTTAAGATATTTTAGTCTTCTCaaggaacaagaaaaaacatttaaaagttcaTCTGTCTTAAAGTTACAGGGGAATATGGTAATTAAATGTacctgtgtgtatgtgcatgtgtgtgtgtgtgtacgtgaGTGTGTACGTGTGTGCAGACAGCAAACCTTTCATGTAGctggatgaagaaaaaaaaacaattggCTGGATGCCATCCCTGAAATGGTGGTCCAGGCTGAGCATgtctcatgggtttttttaacataaatcCCAACCcagccttttctgtttctggaCAGAGGCCATGGAGAGGAACGGTGCTGCTTTTCCCCAAACACTAGACCCCACACACCACTTCCACATAGCGCTGCTGGATCAGAGACAGAGGCTGCGTGGCCAAATTGCTCACCTTCACAAGGTGGCTCGTAAACTCAACAAGCTCCGCAAAAGGTCCCTGATTGCCAATGTCAGCGGAAGCACCCTGACTGCTGCAGGAGCAGTCACAGCCATTGTGGGGCTGTCCCTGAGCCCAGTGACGCTGGGAGCCTCTCTCCTGGCGTCAGCTGTGGGTCTGGGCCTGGCCACAGCCGGGGGGGCCGTCAGCATCACCTCCGATCTCTCTTTAGTGCTCTGCAATTCCCAGGAGGTGAGGAAGGTGCAGGAAATCGCAGTGACTTGTCGGAAACAGATGAGGGAAATACTCGGCTGCCTGGAGTTCCTCCGCCGTGGGCAGGGCCCAGGGGACCCCACACTGCGCCAGTCAGAGAAGAGGGCCTCCATCTCACTGTACAACTCCGTCTGCTTCATGGTCTTCTGCGGCTCCCACAGCTTCCTCGTGCCAGAATACACAAAGGAGGTCACAAAAGTGAGCCAGGCCGTGCTGAAGGCCAAAATCCAGAAGCTGGCTGCCAACCTTGAGACCTGCACCAGGGCAATGGATGAAGTCTGTGAACTTCTTGAGTCCAGGACAGAGCTTTCCCCATGCACAAGGAGACTCAACTTGGATGCTAAAACCACTGCTGAGATTCTGAGACCATCCAGCTGAAACAATGTTTGCCCAATAATTAAAACTGGGCTTGGAGACATTACATTATTAATTGTCACCGTTAGCACTACTACCTGTTCCTATCATAATATTGGTGGTGCTAATCCACACAGGTGTGCACATCTGTCATGTGCCTTATCTATATCTGAACACAAACTCCTTCCTGATAGGAAGCTAaaacttacacacacacacaccccccaccaacTGACAGTAGCACCTGATTCAGGTTGGAGGTTATGATGGACACGTGGACTATTGTGCACACAGCAGCAGATTTCAGAGCCTGAAGGCAGGGGTAGGTGGCTGTTCCTCAGACCCATGTTTCCCCAGCCATCTCCCCGGCCCTGCTTCCCCAAGGCAGCAAAAAGAAGCAGGTCAGGAGCCTGGTGAAACCCGGGCAGTCCTGGTGCTGACTGAACCTGGTTTGTAAATAAGTTATGAATCTATGAATGCTAAAAGGGCTAGGGTACCCTCAAAAAGCCAGCAGCTGCCAATTTCCAGCAGAGTACAGTCCTATTACCAAGGTACATCTGGAAAGGCTTTTGAAGGAAAGAGCTCCAGATACGACAGACTGTATGGATGGCCCATCATCCCAGGGTGAAATAGCAGGGCCAGAAATTGTTATcccttttaaagaaaactctCCAGGCTGAGAACTGTGATCTTTGTGTTCTATTTATTTACATAGGATTATTTTAAGGTTTTGATATTGTATTTAAAGATGTATACTTTTTCTCTTCTATAAAGAGGCCTCTGCTCCAAAGGAAAGCAGCTGTTCTTGGAGGCAAAGCAAGTCTGTGGCATGTGAGAGCAAGTTACCTGTTCTTTGGCTATGAGGGAGGGCAAGTCCCTGTAGGAAAAGGAAAGCATGGCCTGAATGCTGGTAGTTATAAAATAGGTGAAACACAGTCAATCAGGGACAGATCTTAAGAACCAAAACAGGGAGAAGGACAGGTCAGTGACCCTGGGACAAGAGCCTGCCTCAGGGCACTGGTGGAAGAAAGCAAGGAGGGAAGCATAGGTTGGTGTTACTGGACTGAGCTGGAGCCCAGCTGTGATGGGAGCACATCGGAGAGGTGGAGATGCCACTCTCCATGCAGTCAAGCAGCCTGTGAGACCCACAGTGGTTTGTCTGTGAGGGAGGAGGCAGCACTCATGGAGAGCTGGACATACTCCTAGCAATGCTTCCCAGGGAAGGCTTCATGTTAGCAAAATATATATTGGTACTAATACTCAAGAGGGGTGCAAAGGAGGAGGATGATTCAGTGGCAGAGCATTTACGAAGCAGGAGGAAGGACGGGGACCCTGTTTCAAGTGACTGTTCTGCTAAATATGTCCTTTGTGATTTTTGACGCCTCAGTGTCTCAGTTCTCTGTCTAAAAATGGGGATAGTAGCACTTCCTTACCTCACAAGTATGTTTCTGGGACAAATACTGAAAAGTGCTCAAGTATGGTGATGATGGGGATCATGTCAGTATGTGGAAGAGGTACAAGGAAGAGACCCCAGAAACTAGCTTGAGACGACTAGACAAGTTAATGCAGGGATAATTCCACGTCCACAAGTATGCACCAGTGGATAAGGGAAACTTCCCTGCAGATGTATGAAGTGATTAGAAAAACTCACTCTCTAATTCTGTAACACTGAGCAAACTCTAGGAAGGGCAACACTCCATCTCACAAAATTTGAATTCTCGTTCCCTTTTGTCTCTTCCTCTCATGACATCAACATTTGTTTTTACACATAAAGAGAACAAAAGCTTTGGTCCCTCAGAGTGTGACTCAGATGCTTGTAATGCTCAAGCCTGTTTGCCAGAAATGAACAAGTACACTGCTAGTTTGATTAAATAAATATGAAGCACTTTTGTGTCAGTGTCTCTCTGGACACGTGCATGTGATCACATTTCTGCCCCCTGGCTCACCCTGGTCCATTTcatgctccaggcactggagccAGGGAATCGATATGAACAGCTGGACATGTTCAGAAGGTGAGAATGGAAAATGAGGTCATCAACTCCATGCCACACAGCTGGCATTTGTGTATGAGTGTATGTGTTTATGCCTGTGTGAGTGCATATCCTGGTGTGCACATTAGTCCATGTACACTGTGGATGTTGGTCTCTGACATGCAAACACTGAGGTGTGTATGTGTGAGCATTTAAGTGTGTTTTGGGAGTGTGAACTGCACACTATGCAAAGGCAGATacaatgcaaatttttttctAGTGCTCCAGCATATCACCAGCTAACTCCACCAGATCAGTTACAACTTCACCAGGCTTCTGAGATGGCTGGTTTTATCCTCACAAAGAAAATTATGTAACATATATTTCTACCTCCTGCCCAGTTTTCTGGCAATGCAGCTTTGTCCACACATCCACACACAGGGAAGAGCATAGgaacaaaaccagctctg includes the following:
- the APOLD1 gene encoding apolipoprotein L domain-containing protein 1, which codes for MERNGAAFPQTLDPTHHFHIALLDQRQRLRGQIAHLHKVARKLNKLRKRSLIANVSGSTLTAAGAVTAIVGLSLSPVTLGASLLASAVGLGLATAGGAVSITSDLSLVLCNSQEVRKVQEIAVTCRKQMREILGCLEFLRRGQGPGDPTLRQSEKRASISLYNSVCFMVFCGSHSFLVPEYTKEVTKVSQAVLKAKIQKLAANLETCTRAMDEVCELLESRTELSPCTRRLNLDAKTTAEILRPSS